The genomic region CGATCGATTGACTGTATAGTCAGCACTGAACCAATTAGAAGCGATCAAGGAATGGAATTAGTTCAATCCGTCCGTAATGAAAATCCGGCCATTCCGTTCGTCCTTTTCACCTCGGATTGTACTCCAGCCGACATCAGCACCGCTCTCACCGAAGGGATTACTCAATTTGTACCCCGTGCACCTGACAATGATCCCTATTCGCTTCTCGCCGAACAGGTCCAGCGGATAATTGACCGGTATAGAACTTGTGAAAGAGCCAAGGAACTAACTCGCATCACTACCGTTATCCGAGAACTCGATCGCGCTCTCGTTCAGTCACAGACCAAAGACGAGATTGACCAACGTGTCTGTGAAATATTCAGTGAATCCGAGCCCTACCATTTCGCCTGGATTGGCGAGCAGGATCCTGAGACCGACCGAGTGGAACCTCGGGCATCGGCTGGGGTGGAATCTGGCTACCTTGAGGAGATCGACATTACGGCTGGCGAAGAATCAACCGGCCAGGGTCCCACAGGGGAAGCGATTCGGTCGAGGGAAATTGAAGTCATGCAAAATATCCCCGAAGATCCGCGCTTCAAACCCTGGCGAAGCGAAGCGCTCGAAAGGGGGTACAAGTCTAGTGCAGCTATTCCTCTCGTTTTTGAGGAAATGTTGTTTGGCGTCTTGAACGTGTATGCCGACCGGGTCAGTGCGTTCGAACAATCCGAGCGTGAATTGCTGCAGGAAGTAGGTGAAAACATTGCCGCCGCCTACCATCGCGTCCAACTTCGAAGCGAGGAACGCCGGCTTCAACGGGCCGTCGAACAGGCCGAGGATGCCATATTTATTACCGATACGGATGGGAAAATCAGGTTTGTTAATCCGGCCTTCGAAGATCTGACTGGCTACAAGGCAGATGAAGCGATTGGACGAAGCCATCGTATTCTCAAATCCGGTGAGATGGATGAATCATATTATGAGGATATTTGGGACACGATTCTTTCAGGTCAGTCTCGGACGTCGGAAATCATCAACGAACGCAAATCGGGAGAGCGATATTACGTCGAAGAAACCGTCGCTCCACTTACTGACGTAACCGGAGATATCGAAGGGTTCGTTGGGATTCAACATGACGTCACTGGACGCAAACGTCGTGAACAAGAACTGAAAGAACGAAAACAAAAATTCGAGGGGGTGGTCGAGAACGTCAAACACGGGTTGGTCATCGTCCAAGATGGTATAATTAAGTATACCAATCCGAGAGTCGGTGAAATCACTGGCTATGAACCGGAAGCGGTGAAAGGAGAGGCGCTGACGATGTTTGTTGCGGAAGAAGATCAGGATGCGGTAATGGAGAAATATCGCAAGCGGGTGGAGGGAAAGCCGGTCAAAGAGACATACGAAATCGACCTTGTGCCCCGTGAGGGTGAACGGATTCCAGTCGAAATCAGTGTGGGAATTATTGAACATGAAGGAAGGCCAGCGACGATTAGTGCCATTCGGGACATTACGGAACGGAAAGAACGGCTCAAACAAATCCAAATGGTGGATCGGATTCTCCAACACAATTTCAATAACAATATGAATGTTGTCCAGGGGTATGCTGAGATTATTGAAGACGCCACTACGGGTGAGATAGCGTCATCCGCCTCGAAAATCCTCGAAAATAGCCAGAAATTGCTTCAAACCGTCGAGAAGGAACGCGACGTGACTGAGTTCCTCGTCAGTCAACAAGAAACGACGGCAGTCGATGTCGGGAGGGAAGTGGAGATGCTTGTTTCCGACATGCGAGAAAGACACCCGGATGCGGAAATCTCCACGGATATCCAAAGCGAGGTCACTGTACGGGCAGTCCCAGAAATCACCCGAGCTATCGAGGAGGTTCTCCAGAACGCTATCACCCATGCTGATACTGATAGTCCCCGGATTGAGGTACAGGTGGACGGGGATGACGAAACCCTCCAGATTAGCGTCTCCGATAATAACCCACATATCCCGGAGATGGAGCGAAAAGTCCTCCTTGAGGATGAAGATGTGGCGCCACTGTACCACGGCAGTGGGATCGGTCTCTGGCTCGTCAATTTGATAGTCGCTCATTCAGATGGAGTGGTGGAGGTGGAGGCGACCAAGCCACGGGGAAACGAGGTTACGATTCAACTCCCAGTAGGAAACTAATCGGTTCGGCAGTATTTCTGAAGGCATACTGTTCAACC from Halanaeroarchaeum sulfurireducens harbors:
- a CDS encoding PAS domain S-box protein — protein: MTRSHQILLVTADKSVRNRIQSEFGERSNSFEILTATYTTEVIDLTGSRSIDCIVSTEPIRSDQGMELVQSVRNENPAIPFVLFTSDCTPADISTALTEGITQFVPRAPDNDPYSLLAEQVQRIIDRYRTCERAKELTRITTVIRELDRALVQSQTKDEIDQRVCEIFSESEPYHFAWIGEQDPETDRVEPRASAGVESGYLEEIDITAGEESTGQGPTGEAIRSREIEVMQNIPEDPRFKPWRSEALERGYKSSAAIPLVFEEMLFGVLNVYADRVSAFEQSERELLQEVGENIAAAYHRVQLRSEERRLQRAVEQAEDAIFITDTDGKIRFVNPAFEDLTGYKADEAIGRSHRILKSGEMDESYYEDIWDTILSGQSRTSEIINERKSGERYYVEETVAPLTDVTGDIEGFVGIQHDVTGRKRREQELKERKQKFEGVVENVKHGLVIVQDGIIKYTNPRVGEITGYEPEAVKGEALTMFVAEEDQDAVMEKYRKRVEGKPVKETYEIDLVPREGERIPVEISVGIIEHEGRPATISAIRDITERKERLKQIQMVDRILQHNFNNNMNVVQGYAEIIEDATTGEIASSASKILENSQKLLQTVEKERDVTEFLVSQQETTAVDVGREVEMLVSDMRERHPDAEISTDIQSEVTVRAVPEITRAIEEVLQNAITHADTDSPRIEVQVDGDDETLQISVSDNNPHIPEMERKVLLEDEDVAPLYHGSGIGLWLVNLIVAHSDGVVEVEATKPRGNEVTIQLPVGN